The following proteins are co-located in the Hypomesus transpacificus isolate Combined female chromosome 23, fHypTra1, whole genome shotgun sequence genome:
- the LOC124485266 gene encoding E3 SUMO-protein ligase ZBED1-like — MQPLNTVEKPAFQNMLQTFDKQYELPKKTYISQTAIPSLYIKVKDEILKEIKDISFYSATTDMWSSSNMTPYMSLTIHYITADWTLQSKCLETRYIPQNHTADVLAEALQFALADWELDERKMACITTDNGANIVAAIRNLGWPWLNCFGHNLHLAVSHGLDSDKDRTARAMGLCRNLVNTFNLSWLKKTDLRKAQTETNVPQHNLVLDVATRWGTKQKMIERVLEQLPAIRRVLVEDRKHGHLNPTWQDVSVLESINAAIKPVADFTDVLSGERYVTVSSVKPVLELLQGELLSPDPNDTALTANIKANMCKVLKTKYSPSEIQNLLTKATILDPRYRSTMEDAEVLDDVKEKLLQELLDMNEEELKRECASGENCVKAAGVSEGSESEPPATKKKRLCDLLQIRRTQLTSHQTLASVPKRVQADAELTTFLQEEAVDASSDPLMWWSDNHSRFPQIAKLAQKYMCICATSTSSERMFSTAGNIVTPQRSCLKPHKVNMLVFLSRNLPNN, encoded by the exons ATGCAGCCATTAAATACAGTCGAAAAACCAGCATTTCAAAATATGCTGCAAACGTTTGACAAACAGTACGAATTGCCAAAGAAAACGTACATCTCTCAAACTGCCATTCCATCATTGTACATCAAAGTAAAAGACGAGATTCTGAAGGAGATAAAAGACATCTCATTTTACTCTGCCACTACAGATATGTGGTCAAGCTCAAATATGACGCCTTATATGAGCTTGACCATACACTACATAACTGCTGACTGGACTCTGCAGTCAAAGTGTTTAGAGACCAGATACATACCCCAGAACCACACTGCGGATGTACTTGCTGAAGCCCTTCAGTTTGCTTTAGCAGACTGGGAATTGGATGAACGCAAAATGGCCTGTATAACTACAGATAACGGTGCAAACATTGTGGCTGCAATACGTAATCTTGGCTGGCCATGGCTTAATTGCTTTGGACACAACCTCCATTTGGCTGTTTCCCATGGACTGGACAGTGACAAGGATCGCACAGCGCGTGCCATGGGACTTTGTAGGAATCTTGTCAACACCTTCAACCTGAGCTGGCTAAAGAAGACAGACCTGAGGAAGGCACAAACTGAAACCAATGTCCCCCAACACAATCTAGTACTG GATGTCGCCACACGATGGGGTACCAAGCAAAAAATGATAGAGAGGGTCCTAGAGCAACTCCCAGCCATAAGACGTGTCCTGGTTGAAGATCGAAAACATGGCCACCTCAACCCAACCTGGCAGGATGTTTCTGTGTTAGAATCCATTAATGCAGCAATCAAGCCAGTGGCTGATTTCACAGATGTCCTCTCAGGGGAAAGATATGTCACTGTGTCCTCAGTAAAGCCTGTGTTGGAACTTCTTCAAGGCGAACTCTTATCACCAGACCCAAATGACACTGCACTGACAGCAAACATAAAGGCAAACATGTGCAAGGTATTGAAAACGAAATACAGCCCATCTGAAATCCAAAACCTTCTGACAAAGGCCACCATCTTGGATCCAAGGTATCGTAGTACCATGGAGGATGCAGAGGTCTTGGATGATGTCAAAGAAAAGCTCTTGCAAGAACTCCTAGACATGAACGAGGAAGAATTAAAAAGAGAATGTGCCAGTGGTGAGAACTGCGTTAAAGCTGCAGGGGTAAGCGAAGGATCTGAATCTGAACCTCCAGCAACCAAGAAAAAGAGGCTGTGTGACCTtctccagatcaggagaacccAACTTACAAGTCACCAGACTCTGGCATCGGTTCCGAAAAGAGTGCAGGCTGATGCGGAGCTGACCACGTTCCTCCAAGAAGAAGCAGTTGATGCATCATCTGATCCCTTGATGTGGTGGAGTGATAACCATAGCAGATTTCCCCAAATAGCCAAGTTAGCACAAAAATACATGTGCATTTGTGCAACAAGCACTAGCTCAGAAAGAATGTTTAGCACAGCTGGTAACATTGTTACCCCACAAAGATCCTGCCTTAAGCCCCACAAGGTAAACATGTTGGTGTTCCTTTCTCGGAATCTGCCTAACAATTAA